From the genome of Pukyongia salina, one region includes:
- the rpsT gene encoding 30S ribosomal protein S20, producing MANHKSALKRIRNSETKRLRNRYQHKTARNAMKKLKELTKKKEAEKMLPEVVSMIDKLAKKNIIHDNKAANLKSQLTKHVASL from the coding sequence ATGGCGAACCATAAGTCAGCATTAAAAAGAATCAGAAACAGCGAAACAAAGCGTTTACGCAACCGTTATCAGCATAAGACGGCACGTAATGCTATGAAGAAGCTGAAGGAATTGACAAAGAAGAAAGAGGCTGAGAAAATGCTACCTGAGGTGGTGTCTATGATCGATAAGTTAGCTAAGAAGAATATCATTCATGATAATAAAGCAGCTAACCTTAAGTCACAGCTTACTAAGCACGTCGCTTCTTTGTAA